The region CCTGGGCTTGTTGATCTTCCTGCTCGTCACGGCCGCCATCACGGGCAACACGCTCAATTACTGGATAGGCGAGGCCATCGGGCAGAGGGTATTTACCCACGATTACCGCTGGATCAACAAGGATGCCATGCGCCGTACGCATGAATTCTTTGAAAAGCACGGCGGCAAGACCATCATCCTGGCCCGTTTCGTGCCGGTGGTGCGCACCTTTGCGCCGTTCGTCGCCGGTATTTCCGACATGACGCATGCGCGCTTCCAGATGTACAACGTGACGGGCGCCCTGCTGTGGGTGGTGGGCCTGGTGACGGCCGGTTACTTCTTCGGCAATATCCCGTGGATCCGCGACCACCTGACCCTGATCGTCCTGATCGGCGTGGGCGCCGCTGTCGTGCCGGTGGTGCTGGGCGGCATGTGGAAGCTCTACAAGCGCATGGTCGGCAAGTCGGCGTAATTGCCGCAAGGATCCAGGGCAAGCACGCTGCGGCGCCGTCCGCAGCTGGCCCTGGATCCTGTTTTCTCTTCGGTACTTCCGTATTGCTCCTGCCCTGATTCAAGTTTTGTTGCTTTCCAGCCGTAAACCAGAGGGTATTCTTACTTTCTGGATTTCCATGCGACA is a window of Janthinobacterium sp. 1_2014MBL_MicDiv DNA encoding:
- a CDS encoding VTT domain-containing protein, whose amino-acid sequence is MDFVQFLDMIVHVDKTLGILIEQYGTLVYAVLFAIIFCETGLVVLFFFPGDTLLFIAGAFCATGQMHLGLLIFLLVTAAITGNTLNYWIGEAIGQRVFTHDYRWINKDAMRRTHEFFEKHGGKTIILARFVPVVRTFAPFVAGISDMTHARFQMYNVTGALLWVVGLVTAGYFFGNIPWIRDHLTLIVLIGVGAAVVPVVLGGMWKLYKRMVGKSA